The genomic window CATGGTGAATAGCACTCATAAAAACATTACAAAAAACAGCTAGGCATCCACATGGAAACCTAGCTGTTTGTTTATGCCTGCTCTGTTTGCTTTTTCTCCAGAACTCTTTTCTTTAAATCATCCTCAACACTTTTTTCCCATAAAGGTACATTAGAGTGGTACGCAGCTCTGCTTAATAAATGTCCCGCTACCGGTGCTGTTAAAAATAAGAAAACAATTGCCAAAAATAATCGTGCATTGAGATGCCCTGTATTTATCCCAAATAATAAAAATGCCGCGAATAGTATTAACAATACTCCGAGTGTAGCGCTTTTAGAGGCTGCATGGCTCCGTGTATATACATCCGGCAACCGAATTAAACCGATAGATGTCACTAGACTTAAAGCTGTTCCTAATAAAATGATAAACCCTAATACAATTTTACTAATCTCGATTATGTTCAATGATGTACCCCCTCTCTATAAACTTTGATAGAGCAACAGTACCAATGAACGCTAATGCTCCGATTAACATAATAACCTCTAAAAATGCATCAGTATTCAATTTTAAAGACGTGATCGCAGTTAACCCCATTAAATACACTCCGATTGTATCAAGAGCTATCATGCGGTCTGGAATCGATGGGCCTTTCACAACTCGATAGAGAGCGAGCAATGTGGATATGCTCATGATAACTAAAGATATGTTAAGTAATATATCCAGCATGTTA from Bacillus sp. HMF5848 includes these protein-coding regions:
- the mnhG gene encoding monovalent cation/H(+) antiporter subunit G produces the protein MIEISKIVLGFIILLGTALSLVTSIGLIRLPDVYTRSHAASKSATLGVLLILFAAFLLFGINTGHLNARLFLAIVFLFLTAPVAGHLLSRAAYHSNVPLWEKSVEDDLKKRVLEKKQTEQA
- a CDS encoding Na(+)/H(+) antiporter subunit F1 — protein: MLDILLNISLVIMSISTLLALYRVVKGPSIPDRMIALDTIGVYLMGLTAITSLKLNTDAFLEVIMLIGALAFIGTVALSKFIERGYIIEHNRD